The Fusibacter sp. A1 genomic interval GATAACAGTTAAAAAGATGACGGAGGAAAGATAGATGGATTATATCAATATCATCATAGTGGCCATCATGATTATCGGATCTGTCGCTGCAGCCATGATCAGGAATCTACTAAGCGCTGTCATCATTTTTATGGTTTACTCGCTGATGATGGCTGTCTTATGGCAAAGAATGAATGCGCCTGATTTAGCGATTACCGAGGCGGCAGTCGGTGCGGGAATCACTACGATTTTATTTGTGATTGCACTGAATAGGATGAAGGTGGCAAAAAAATGAAACAGATATTTGTTGTGATACTGACTCTCGGACTTATTGGTTTTTTAATGCTTGGTGTCATGGATATGCCGGCGTTTGGTAGCGATAACGCTACGGTTCATAATGAGCTGATGGATAAATATATAAACGATGCGGTGAGTGATACTGGAGCGATTAACATCGTCTCTGCTATGATTCTTGATTACAGGGCGTTTGATACTTTTATTGAAGCCTCGGTTATTTTCACTGCGCTAATATGCGTGTTTACGGTTTTAAAGAAAGGAGCGCTTAATCATGAAAAGTAGTTTGATTAAGAACATAACTTACATATTGCTACCCTTTATTCAAGTATTCGGCATTTACATAATTGTTTTCGGGCATTTGTCTCCAGGTGGCGGGTTTGCAGGAGGAAGCATCTTGGGCTCGAGCTTGATACTGAATAGGTTTGTAAGCGGTAAGGAGCAATCGGAGCAAATGTTTAAGAGCAAGCACCTGCTAAGACTCGCATGCTCTTCACTGATCATGTACGGGGTTTTAAAAGGATATGTGTTTATCAGTGCGTTTTTCGGTCTTCATTCGCTTGTCGGTCCCGGCGTGCCCGGTACAATCATTAGTGGTGGATTTATCTTACCTTTAAACATTCTTGTAGGGCTTGTAGTTGCGATAACTTTCTATTTTATCGCAATTATTTTTGAAGAAGGTGATATTGAAAATGCCAAATTTGCTGAATAACTATATGCAGGCTGCCTCTGTGATCCTGTTCGGTATAGGATTTATGGTGCTTCTTTTGAACAACAATATGATAAAAAAGATAATTGGTATGAATATCATGGACACTTCGATATTTTTACTCTTTATATCCATCGGTTTTATCGACGGTAAGGAAGCGCCTATCATCGTTGATGCGAAAGTAAGTGGTCTTGGATATGTCAATCCTATTCCAGTGGGTCTTATGCTTACTGGAATTGTTGTGGCAGTCAGTGTAACCGCCTTTATGCTTGCGCTGACTATCAAACTTTATGAGACCTATGGGACAATCGAACTGGATGAAATTCAGATGATCAAGGGAGGAAAATATGACACATGATCTTACATACATGCTTATGACAAATGCGAATTTCAGTTTAGTGGACAGCTTTAAACTCACTCCTTTGTTAACTATTGTGATACTGATGTTGGGTGCGTTCTCTTTACCGCTGATTAAGACAAAAAAAGGGATTTACGTTGTTTCCCTACTGCTAGGTTCAATCGCTTTCTTATTGAATGTTGCCAATACGGTTTATGTAGCTATGCACGGACCGTATCTATTCGACATCGGTCATTTTCCTGCTCCTTTTGGAATCGTATTCAAAATAGGCGAGATCGAGAGTGTGGTCAGCCTATTCTTCACCTTTGTAATGCTGATGATTTCGTGGTACTCGTACCATAGCCTCGAAAAAGAAATCAAGGATCATCGTGTGGGTCTGTTTCAGACCTTGACAACACTGCTATTGGCATCGATTCTTGGAATTGTCTATACCTATGACGTATTCAACGGATTCGTCTTTTTAGAGGTCAGTACTTTAGCAGCATGTGGTTTGATTGTCATAAAGGACAAGGAAGCAAACATCAAGGCGACGATCAAATACCTCATATTAAGCTCATTAGGCTCTGGACTGGTACTCATGGGTATCGCCTTCTTATATTCTGTGTCTGGACATCTGAACATGCTTTATATCAAAGAGGCTTTGTCGCAAAATATGACCGGAAATGAGAATCTTATACTACTGAGTTTGATTCTATTCACGATAGGACTAGGGCTTAAAGGTGCGATGTATCCACTTCATATCTGGCTGCCAGATGCACACTCCTCTGCGCCGAGTCCGTCGAGTGCGATATTGTCGGCTGTGGTGATCAAAGCGCCTGTTATTTTCTTGATTAAGCTTTATTATCTTGTCTTCGGGTTTGATGTCGTCTCGCATACGTTTATCTTAGATCTCTTACTGATTTTCGGATCCTTAGGGATGATTATAGGATCACTAATGGCGAAGGCGCAGACAGAACTTAAGCGTATGATCGCTTATTCAAGCGTTGCCCAGATGGGTTATATCTTCTTTGGAATCGGGCTAGGAAACAAGCTGGGTCTTGTGATGGCGATCTATCATGTCATCGCACACAGTGTGACAAAATCGAGTCTCTTCCTTGCTGCCGGGTCCTTTATTGAACAGACGGGCAATAAGACGATCAAGGACTTTAAAGGGATAGGCAAAGAAATGCCAATCACTCTTGGCATATTCACACTGAGCGCTTTGTCACTTGTCGGCATACCGGTACTTCCCGGGTTTATTAGCAAATGGAATCTGGCGATGGCTTCTATCGAAACAGGTAAGATCTATCTGCTGGCGGTGATTTTAGCAAGCAGTATGCTCAATGCGGTCTATTATTTCCCGATCATCATCAACGGTTACTTTGGAGAAGAGAATTTAGACGGTAAGATATACCGGTCAAAAAGCAAGCCGATCAAAGCGCTGTTATCCTTGATTATCCTGTCGGTAGTCATGGTGGGAGTCGGCTTTATGTCAGGTGTGCTAATTGACTTTATTGAAAAAGGGATCTACTTATAAGGATAGGTGGACGATAAACGCGGAGAGAAGACGGATATGGGAAAACTAATGATGCTGCTACCGATGGTTATTCCTATCATCGTAGCGGTTCTACTGACAAATAGAAAATGGGTAAGTGATAAGAACATCACCAAGGTTGTTGGTGCCACTGTGTTTATCAACTTCTTCATTGTAGTATTCGTCTTGTTTTACAACAAGACCGGTACCTT includes:
- a CDS encoding complex I subunit 5 family protein encodes the protein MTHDLTYMLMTNANFSLVDSFKLTPLLTIVILMLGAFSLPLIKTKKGIYVVSLLLGSIAFLLNVANTVYVAMHGPYLFDIGHFPAPFGIVFKIGEIESVVSLFFTFVMLMISWYSYHSLEKEIKDHRVGLFQTLTTLLLASILGIVYTYDVFNGFVFLEVSTLAACGLIVIKDKEANIKATIKYLILSSLGSGLVLMGIAFLYSVSGHLNMLYIKEALSQNMTGNENLILLSLILFTIGLGLKGAMYPLHIWLPDAHSSAPSPSSAILSAVVIKAPVIFLIKLYYLVFGFDVVSHTFILDLLLIFGSLGMIIGSLMAKAQTELKRMIAYSSVAQMGYIFFGIGLGNKLGLVMAIYHVIAHSVTKSSLFLAAGSFIEQTGNKTIKDFKGIGKEMPITLGIFTLSALSLVGIPVLPGFISKWNLAMASIETGKIYLLAVILASSMLNAVYYFPIIINGYFGEENLDGKIYRSKSKPIKALLSLIILSVVMVGVGFMSGVLIDFIEKGIYL
- a CDS encoding sodium:proton antiporter, which codes for MPNLLNNYMQAASVILFGIGFMVLLLNNNMIKKIIGMNIMDTSIFLLFISIGFIDGKEAPIIVDAKVSGLGYVNPIPVGLMLTGIVVAVSVTAFMLALTIKLYETYGTIELDEIQMIKGGKYDT
- a CDS encoding MnhB domain-containing protein — encoded protein: MKSSLIKNITYILLPFIQVFGIYIIVFGHLSPGGGFAGGSILGSSLILNRFVSGKEQSEQMFKSKHLLRLACSSLIMYGVLKGYVFISAFFGLHSLVGPGVPGTIISGGFILPLNILVGLVVAITFYFIAIIFEEGDIENAKFAE
- the mbhE gene encoding hydrogen gas-evolving membrane-bound hydrogenase subunit E — encoded protein: MKQIFVVILTLGLIGFLMLGVMDMPAFGSDNATVHNELMDKYINDAVSDTGAINIVSAMILDYRAFDTFIEASVIFTALICVFTVLKKGALNHEK
- a CDS encoding hydrogenase subunit MbhD domain-containing protein, which gives rise to MDYINIIIVAIMIIGSVAAAMIRNLLSAVIIFMVYSLMMAVLWQRMNAPDLAITEAAVGAGITTILFVIALNRMKVAKK